The Clostridiales bacterium FE2011 sequence GGCTTTCAGGAATCCCAGATAGGCGAGCCGTTCCTGCAGCTGTCGAACCTTCTCGCCCTGGTTGCCGAAGACCATGGTGGTGTCCGCCACCTCGCGGACGGTGCCGTAACCGAGGATGGAAGGGCTGTTCAGCTCATAGGTGTTCTGGGCCACGGCTGAGGGGTTGTTTCCCTCGATGACGTGGACGGTGATGTTTCCGCCCCGGTCTTCCGTACAGTATTCCACCAGGGCTACATGCTCCGTGTCGGTGCCGCCGCCCCAGTTGAAGAATACCCAGTCTCCAGGCTGGGGAACATAGTCTCCGGATTTGATGAAGGTATCCTGTCCCTTCAGCCACTGATATCCCCAGCCGTCCACTTTGCCCTTGCGGACCACATAGCGGCCGTTGCGCACGAAGAAGTTCCGCCCGGTATTGGAAGAGGTGTAGAAGGGATAAACGTTCCGGAGCAGGGAAGTGCCCCAGCGCTGATCCACCTGATCCACACACCAGCAGAGGAATTCTGCGCACCACTGGGCGGCAGGATCTCCTGCCCAGGCCCCGTACTTGGATCGGCCGTGATCTTCCGTATAACCTATTTCTTCCGTGGCGACTTCCAGCAGATGTTCCACATAGTCCGGTACGGGCCATGCGGGGTCGATGCGTTTGTCATCCGCAAAGGCGGATGATACGGTCAGCAGAAAGATGAAGAGAAAGGAAAGGAGTCGTTTATAATTCATAATTCACAACAATTTCTGTGCAAAAGAATGCAAAAATGTGTTTGGCGGTTTAGTCATGTGTGTGACTAACACACTAAACTATTATACAGGAAATGAAGGCATAAAACAAGGCGGACGCGATTGCGTCCGCCTTGATAACACCATGTGAAATTACTTGATTTCGACGGTGGCGCCAACAGCCTTGAACTGCTCGGCGATCTTTTCGGCTTCTTCCTTGGAGACAGCTTCCTTGATGGTCTTGGGAGCGGACTCAACGATGTCCTTAGCTTCCTTCAGGCCCAGGCCGGAAACGACTTCACGGACAACCTTGATGACCTTGATCTTCTCAGCGCCGGCATCCTTCAGCACGACGTCGAATTCGGTCTTTTCTTCTTCAGCAGCGGCAGCAGCACCACCGGCAGCGGGGCCACCGGCAACGGCGATAGCGCCGGTCACGCCGAACTTTTCTTTCATAGCGTCAACGAGTTCTTTAACCTGAAGCAGAGTCATAGACTCAATGGCTTCGAGAATTTCCTGATTAGTCATTTTCTTTTTCCTCCATTTTTTTTCGTCATGCGGCTCTTTCTAGGCCGCTGTTTTCATCAGGCAGCTTCCTTCTTCTCGGCAATCTGCTCGAGAACGGAAACCAGGGCAGATACGGGGGAGACCAGGCAGCCCACCATGGTGGCCAGCAGCTCTTCCCGGCTGGGGGTAGCGGCCAGTTCTTTGATGGCCTTGACGTCGATCACTTCGGTGCCCATCAGGCCGCCCTTGATTTCCAGGGAGGTCAGCTTGTTCTTCTCAATGAACTGAGAAATGATCTTGGGGCCGGCGGTGACGTCCTTGTCGCTGAACACAAAGGCGTTGGGGCCTTCCAGCAGGCTCTCCAGACCTTCGATCTTCAGCTCCTGCAGGGCACGGTTCACCAGACGGTTCTTCAGAACACAGTAGTGAACATCGCTCTCACGGCACTGCTTACGCAGCTCGGTCACCTGTTCAACGGTCAGACCGCTGTAGGAAACCACCATCATGCACTCGGCATTCTTCAGCTTCTCAACAATGTCAGAAACGACCTGCTTTTTTGCTTCCAGATTCGCGCTCATCTTCTTGCGCACCTCATTCCTGGCTTGAAATTAAAGAAACCCTTGCGTGCAGGCGCAAGGGAATAATAACGAAATCCACTTACACCTCGGCAGGCGGGAAACCCCTTTAAATCTTACGATACCGGCTGTCTACGGCACTGGTTTCTTCGAAACCGACGAGAATAATATCATACATATTGAAGAAAGTCAAGCGGCAGGAAACAATAATTAAATGAGTCCGTCAGATGCCAGATGAGTTTTTTGTTGGGATCAAGCGCAGATTTTGAAGGTTTAGTGGCGCTAAATCGAGAAAGCTGAGCGCAGATAACAGCAAAAAAGACTCTGGCAGATGGGCGGGGGAATTAATTATTGGTTCCGTGAATGAAATACAGCGCATGCTGCGCCGCATGAAATATTGCGGCCAGGCCCGCAATGTGAAATAAGTGTCTTCGACACTTGTGAAATATCCGACTTCCGTCGGATGTGACAGATACTCTTCAATATAAATGAAATATATCATCGGGGGAGAAGTGTTACACAGCTCGTTTCATGAATTTGTAATATATGGGAGAATAATTGCCAGATATTTTTGGAGAATTGTATATACAAATCGACAAAACACTATATATAGCGTAGATAAAGACGATTCTGTGACTATGTTTTACGGAACAATGTTGACATCTTAATATATTTGTAATAAAATAACCATGAATTATCCTAGGAAGGTGGGTGAGCGGAATGAAGAAATGGAAGATCGTAGCCATTCTTACGATCCTTCTCTGTATGCTCCCATTCTGTGCTGCCCTCGCCAAGACCGGTAAAGTGACAGCTTCTGCCCTGAACATGCGCGAGAAAGCGAACTCCAAAAGCGATGTAGTCCGCGTGCTGCATGAAGGGGATAAAATCACCATCAACGATACTTCGGGAAGCTGGTACAAAGTGACCATCGGAAAAGATACTGGCTACGTCAGTAAGAAATATGTTGAGGTTTCATCGGATGATTCAAAATCATCCGGTAAATCTGATGACAGCAAGAAATCAGAAAAAAAGACCGATAAGAAAGAAGAAAACAAGAAATCCGATGGTACCTGCGGTCCCGGTGATACGGGTGATGCGGTAAAAAAGGTACAAAAGAAACTGAAGAAGCTGGGATATTACTCCGGCAGTATTGATGGTGATTACGGAAACGGTACAAAGAAAGCCGTCAAGAACTTCCAGAAACGCAATGGACTGGATGACGACGGCAAGTGCGGAAAGAAAACCCTGGCGAAGCTGAACTCCTCTGACGCGAAGAAGGCAGACAGCAAAACCTCCGGTTCTGATTCAGACGGAACGCTGAAGACGGAGCGGCTCAACTGGTTTAACGGCGGCAGCAGCAAGATCCCGAAAGGCGCGACCTTCAAGGTCAAGGACATCAAGACCGGAAAGGTATTCACCGCAAAGCGGTGGAGCGGAGCCAATCATCTGGACGCCGAGCCGAACAGCAAGGACGACACGTCCACAATGAAAGACATCTACGGCCACTGGAGCTGGAAGCGCCGGGCCGTGTTGGTAAAGTATGACGGCCATGTGTACGCGGCTTCCATGAACGGAATGCCCCACGGAACACAGACCATCAAGGACAACAACTTTGACGGACACTTCTGCATTCACTTCTACGGCAGCAAGACCCACGGAACCAAGAAAGTGGATGAAATGCACCAGAACTGCGTAGCAGAAGCGATGAAACACACATGGTGAGGCTTTCGCCTCACCATGTGTGTTTCTAATGAAATATTTTCCTTCGGAAAATGTGAAATATTGGCCTGCGGCCAATATGAAATATGGCGCCGCAAGCGGCACCATGTGAAATATCCGCCTGTCGGCGGATGTGATAATGACCTGATAAGACAATAAGAAGAGAAAAAGTATCTATCATATGCGGCTGGATGGCCGCATATTTCACATTTGCCGTCAGGCAAATATTTCACAAATCCGCGTCAGCGGATTTATTTCACATCGGCCGCAGGCCGATATTTCATTTACATCTGGCAATTGACATGCGGAGTATAGAAGCATATTATTTCAAACAGAATCAACATATTCGGAGGGAAAACAGATGGAACGGGTATATGCTCAGGAAGTCGGACAGCATATTAATGAAGTAGTGAAAGTCCAGGGTTTTGTGGAAAACATCCGCAACAGCAAAGCCATGGCTTTTATTGTATTGAAGGATATTACGGGCAAAATCCAGATTACCCTGGAGAAAGAGCCGAATCCTCAGCTGGCGGAGATCGTGGATACCATTACCCAGGACTCTGTGATTACCGTATCCGGCAAGGCCGTGAAGAACGAGTATGTAAAAATGGGCGGCATCGAGATCCTGCCGGAAGAGATCCTGGTGGAAAGCATCGCGAACGCCCTGCCAATCGTCCGCAAGGATATCCCGGCCACCAAGAAAAAGCAGGCGGTGGAACGCTCCAGCATTGACCAGCGGATCGACTACCGCTGGATTGACCTGCGCACGGATGAGAACCAGCTGATGTTCAAGGTGCAGACCGTGCTGGTGAACGCCCTGCGGCAGTACCTGCTGAAGAAGAACTTTATTGAGATTCATACGCCCAAGCTGATCGGTGCGGCCAGCGAAAGCGGCGCCGACGTGTTTGAGGTGAAATACTTTGACCGCAAGGCCTACCTGGCCCAGAGTCCCCAGTTCTATAAGCAGATGGCCATGGCCGCCGGCTTTGAGCGGATCTTTGAGTGCGGCCCTGTGTTCCGGGCTGAGAAGTCCTTTACCAGCAAGCACACCACGGAGTTCACCGGCTTCGACCTGGAGTTCAGCTACATCACCTCTTTCCGTGACGTGATGAAGATGGAGGAGGAACTGCTGAAGGCGGCCCTGACCGAAGTGAAGGCAGCCTATGGTGACCAGATCCAGGAACTCTTCGGTAAGGAAGTCATCGTGCCCGAAACGCCCTTCCCGGTGGTGAAACTGCGGGATCTGTATGACGCACTGGAAAAGGAATTCGGCTATTCCGTGCCGGAGTCCGAAAAAGGTGACCTGACCACCGAAGCTGAAAAGCTCAGCTACGAGTGGGTGAAGAAACACTACAACCACGAGTTCCTCTTCGTCACCGATTATGACGCGGAGAAGCGGGCTTTCTATCATATGCGGGATGAGAACGGCGTGCCCCAGGGTTATGACCTGATCTGGCGCGGCGTGGAAATCACTACCGGCGCCCAGCGGGAGCACCGGTATGACGTTCTGAAGAAGCAGGCGCAGGAAAAGGGCCTGGACAAGGACGTGGAGTTCTATCTTGAGTTCTTCGCCTATGGCTGCCCGCCCCACGGCGGCTTCGGCATCGGCGTAGACCGGCTGACCATGCTGCTCCTTGGGCTCCCGATCAAGGAAGCCATGTTTATATTTAGAGGACCGACAAGGCTGACACCGTAAGGATGTAAATGAAATATTCGTCTTCGACGAATATGAAATATTGGCCTGCGGCCAATGTGAAATATGGCGTCGCAAGCGACACCATGTGAAATATCCGCCTGTCGGCGGATGTGATAATTACTTAAAATGCCTGAAAAGAGAACAAGAGTATATATCATATGCGGCCTGTTGGCCGCATATTTCACATTTGACGAAGTCAAATATTTCACATTCGTGCGCAGCACGAATATTTCATATCGGCTGAAAGCCGATATTTCATTTAACTTTCCCACGTAACATTTCCCTTTAATCTGGCAAAATGTTGTGTTATAATATTTCGGTATATTTTTAAGGGGGAAAGTCACCATGTTAACTCAGGCACCCAAGGGAACGCGGGACATACTGCCCGCTGACAGCTATCGCTGGCAATTCATCGAAGACAAGATGCGCAAGGCCGCCGCTCTGGCCGGCTATCGTGAATCACGCACGCCTGTTTTCGAGCATACTGAACTGTTCCTGCGCGGCATTGGGGATACGACGGATGTGGTCCAGAAGGAAATGTACACCTTCGAGGACAAGGGCAAGCGTTCTGTCACCCTGAAGCCGGAAGGCACAGCCGGCGCTGTGCGCAGCTTCCTGGAGCATAACCTGTATGCCGAGCCGCTGCCCTGCAAGCTGTACTATATTTATTCACCCCACTTCCGTTATGAGAATCCTCAGAACGGCCGCCTGCGGGAGCATCACCAGTTTGGTATGGAGTGCTTCGGCGCGAAGGAAGCTACCGTGGACGCAGAGCTGATCCTGACGGCCTATCATCTGCTGCAGGATCTGGGTGTGGGAAACCTGAGCGTGGAAATCAACTCCATCGGCTGCCGGAACTGCCGGCCGGAGTATCATAAGCGTCTGAAGGAATTCCTGGGAGAGCGGATCCACGAAATGTGCCCCACCTGCCAGGAACGCTTTGAGCGGAACCCGCTCCGCGTGCTGGACTGCAAGGAAAAGCACTGCCAGGAGCTGACCAAGGACGCACCCAGCATGCTGGACCTGCTGTGCGATGAGTGCAAGGAGCACTTTGAACAGCTGAAGAAGTGCCTGGATGGCAGCGGCATTCCGTACCGCGTCAATCCCCGCATTGTCCGCGGCCTGGATTACTATACCAAGACCGTGTTTGAACTCGTGACCGAGACGCCGGACGGCAAACTGACGGTTTGCGGCGGCGGACGGTACGATAACCTGGTGGAGGAAATCGGTGATCAGAGTATTCCGGCTGTCGGCTTCGGCATGGGCGAGGAGCGCGTGCTGATGCTGCTGGAAAGCGAAGGTGTTGAGATTCCGAAGCCGGAATGGTATGAAGTGTTCGTCACCTACATGGGTGAGAACAAACAGCATGCCTTCTCCCTGGTGCAGCAGCTGCGGGCTGCCGGCATCAAGGCGGATATGGATCACTGCGGACGCAGCCTGAAGGCTCAGTTCAAGTTTGCCAATAAGACCGGCGCGCCCGTGACCGCGGTCATCGGTGACGATGAGGCGGCCCAGGGCCTGGTAAAGCTGAAGAAGATGGCGGACGGCACCGAGAAGACTGTCAAGGTTGAGGAAGCGGCTGAAGCGATTCGGGAAATGAAAGGTTGATTGCCTGTCGGCAAAAATTCACAATTCATAATTCATAATTCATAATTATGGATTGTGGGGCCGGTAAAACAGGCACTTTGAGAAAACTCATGCGGGTTGCTGTCAGACTGCGGAGGGCGAGCCTCTGAGGACTGCCAGTGGCAGATATTTCGTCAGAGGGTTCGGAGCGCCCGGAGAAAGAGCCAGTGGCTCTTTCTCAGTGGAGAACGGGCGGTAGCCCTGAGAGGTCAACCGAAACGAGTGGTCTCCCCAGTGGAGAGCCACGACGATTGAGGTTGCGGATGATCTCTCCACGCGGCCTGCGGCTTTGGATGAGATGACATTGTCGGCTTAGATGATTCCCTTCGAAAAAGCTACATGTTATAGAAAAAAGTAATCAAAATTATGAATTATGAATTGTGAATTATGAATTGTGAGGAACGAACAATGCAGTACCGTACCCATACATGTAACGAACTCCGTTTAACAGACGCCGGTAAGCAGGTCCGTTTGAGCGGCTGGATGGAAAACATTCGGGAGGTCAGCGGCAACCTGGCCTTCATCGTGCTGCGGGACTTCTATGGTTATACGCAGCTGGTGGTGGAGGATGAAAAGATCCTCCAGGTTTTCCGGAACCTGAACAAGGAGAGCGTGGTTTCCGTCACCGGTACGGTGCGGGAGCGCGCCAGCAAGAACCCGAAGATGGACACCGGCGATATTGAGGTCGTGCCGGACAGCGTGGAAGTGCTGGGCAAGTGCCGGTATAATGCGCTGCCGTTCCAGATCGGCCGCAGCACCGAAGCGGATGAGAACATCCGGCTGAAGTATCGCTACCTGGACCTGCGCAATCCGGATGTGAAAAAGAACATCATCATGCGCTGCAACGTGGTCAGCGCCCTGCGCCAGGCCATGAATGCCCACGGCTTCCTGGAAATCACCACCCCGATCCTGACCGCGTCTTCTCCGGAAGGCGCCCGGGACTATCTGGTGCCGGCCCGTAAGCATCCGGGCATGTTCTATGCGCTGCCCCAGGCTCCGCAGCAGTTCAAGCAGCTGTTGATGACCAGCGGCTTCGACAAGTACTTCCAGATTGCCCCCTGCTTCCGCGATGAGGACGCCCGCGGCGACCGCAGCCCCGGTGAGTTCTATCAGCTGGATATGGAAATGGCTTTCGCCACCCAGGAGGACGTGTTCGCCGTCATCGAGGACGTGCTGCCTCCGGTGTTCGCGAAGTACGGTACCTATAACACGGCTTCTTCCGCGCCTTTCCGCCGCATTCCGTACCTGGAAGCGATGGAAACCTACGGCAGCGACAAGCCCGACCTGCGCATTGACCTGACCGTGACGGACGTGACGGCGCTGCTGGGCAAGTGCGGCTTCGGTCCCTTTGAAGGCAACGTTATTAAGGCGATCCCGGTGACCAATTTCAATGCCACCCGCAAGCAGATTGATAAGCTGATCGCGGACGTGGAAGTGGTCAGCGGCAACAAGAGCTACTGGTTCCGCCTGGATGAAAACGGCGAGATCGTCGGCGGTATCGCCAAGTTCCTGCAGGAGAACAAGGAAGAGATCATCAGCGCGCTGAACCTGGCCCCCAACACCTTCGTGGCGCTGTCCGCCGGCAGCAAGGGCGCGGCCCAGAAGACCGCCGGTGTGCTGATCAAGAAGCTGGGCGAGATGTGCCCGGACCATATGGACAAGGAAAAGTACGAGTTCTGCTGGATCGTGGACTTCCCGATGTACGAGATCGGCGAGGAAAGCGGCGAGCTGGAGTTCTGCCACAATCCTTTCTCCATGCCCAACGGCGGCCTGGAGATCTTGGAAAAGGCGTCCCGCGGCGAGGTGGATCCGCTGTCCATCACCGCTTACCAGTATGACCTGGTGGTCAACGGCGTGGAGCTGTCCTCCGGCGCGGTCCGGAACCATGATCCGGAGATCATGATCAAGGCCTTCGAGCTGGTGGGCCTGGGCGAGGACGATGTGAAGTCCAAGTTCCCGGCCATGTACAATGCCTTCTGCTACGGTGCGCCGCCGCATGCCGGCATCGCTCCCGGTGTGGACCGCATGGTGATGCTGCTGGCCGCCGCCGAAACCATCCGTGAGGTCATTCCGTTCCCGATGACCAAGAACGCCCAGGATATCATGATGGGCGCCCCCGGTACCGTGGAGCAGAAACAGCTGGATGAACTGCATATTGCCATTGTCAAGGACGAGGACGAGCAGTTGTCATAACGCGCGGATTCTGGTATAATAACTGGGATTTAGGATTTAGAACTCCGCCGATAAGGAGGATGATCTTATGGCAGTGAAGACTGATAAAAAGACGGGTGCCACCCTTCCGCAGAACATGGAGGACCTGACGCCCTCTTCCAACATCACCTACAATAACGAGGTGGTGGCTATCATCGCTGGCCTCGCGGCCAACGAAGTGGAAGGCATTGCGGGCATGTGCACCGTCAGCGGCAGCATCATGAGCAAGAACCGCAACGTCACCAAGGGCGTAAAGGTTGAAGTCGGCACCGAAGAGGTGGCCGTGGATCTTTACGTGATCGTGGAATACGGCATTCCGATCCAGCGGGCCGCCGCCGACGCGCAGGAAAACGTGCGCAAGGCGATTGAGTCCATGACCGGCCTGCATGTGGTCCGTGTGGACGTGCATGTGCAGAGCGTCAGCTTCGAGCAGGATAAGAAGGCCCTGCAGGCTGGCGCCCAGCAGGCTGTGCTGGCTGCCGGCGAGGTGGAGGAACCTGTCCGCCTGCCCGAGAAGGAGAAGGAAGAGAAGCCTGCTCCCGCTCCCGAACCCGTGCCCGAAGCGCACGCTGCTGCTGAGCCGGTGAAAAAGCCTGCCCCCAAGGCGTCCAAGCCCAAGGCCAAGGCTGAAAAGAAACCCGAAGCGGAAACCGCGGAAAAAGCCGACGGCGATGAACCCGCCGCGAAAGACTGACATTGTCTGACAGGGGAGGAATTCCTCTGTCTTTTTTCCCTGAAAAGGAAGGTATTTTTATACCGTAAAACAGGGAACAAAAGGAGGTATGACGCGTGAAGATCCGTATTCTGGACAGGATCCTGGTTGCGATCGCGGGTCTGCTGGTTCTGGCCGGCTGTGCCGCGCTGACTGCCCAGCTGTTTTTCAATAAGAATGTGATTGCCTGGGCCGGCCGCCTGCTGGCGGATGAAAGCCTGAGAATCTGGCTGATTGTTGCCCTGGCGCTGCTGTTGATCCTTGGTGTTTACTGTGTGCTGATCCTGTTCCGCCATCGGAGCAGGCATGACAAGTTCGTCATGCAGAAGACTGAGAACGGCGAACTGTCCATCTCCCTCAAGGCGATGGAGAGCATGGTGCAGAAGTGCCTGGATCCCCATAAAGAGCTGAACGTACAGTCTGTCCGGCTGGAAAACCAGAAGGGCGGACTGCTGATCCGCATTCGCGGCACGGTCGCCGGCGGCGTGAGCATTCCGCTGACCGTGGATGCCCTGCAGCAGCAGATCAAGCAATATGTGACTGCCTGCAGCGGTGTGGAAGTAAAGGATATCCGCGTACAGATTGAGTCTTCCGGTCCGGAAGCGACCGAATCCCTGTACGCGATTGAAGCGCCGACGGCCCGGGCATTGCCCTCCAGCGGCGTGAAGGAAGAAAAGCCCGTGGAACCCGCTGAGGAAAAGACAGAGGAAATCACCGACGAGGAGCTGGAAACCATCGCGGCGGAGATTCCGAAGCCCGAACCGGCCGAAGCGGAGAATGAGGAAGAAACGGAAGAACCCACGGTGGTGGTTCCCGAGGCTGCGGTCGTTGCGGCGGAGCAGCTGAAGAAGGAAGCCCCCGAGGAGGAAGACGACCGGCCCATGCATCAGCGGCTGTTCTCCAGCTATGAGGAGCCCTGCGTGATGCCGATGCCGCCGGAAAAGGAAGAGATAACCGAAACCGCCGCTGAGGAAGCGGAAAAGGCTGTGGAAGAAAAGGCCGAAGCGGCTGAAGAGAAGGCTGAGGAAAAGCCTGAAGAAGAAACGAAGGAAGGAAGCGAAGACAAATGAATCTGAAGAAGGGTACGCCCCTGTGCGGGCTGATACTGGGTGCAATCCTGGTTGGCATCGGAGCCCTGATGATGCTGATCGGTTTCTGGAAGACCCTGCTGCTGTGTGTGCTGTTCGGAGTGGGATATTTCCTGGGCACAGTGGAAAACAAGCGCGAGTTCATGAAGACGACGGCCAACAAGCTGATCCCCGATAAGGAAGTCAAGGTTATCGACCTGAAGACCGAGCTGAAGCGGGAACAGTCCGCCGTTGAGCAGGCTGTGGAAGAGGTCATCAAGCCCGCCAAAAAGACTGTAAAGAAGACTGCAGAGAAAACCACCGATAAGGAGTAATACAGATGTCCCGAACGACTGCGCGTGTCGCTGCCATGCAGATGATCTTTGAGAAGATCTCCGGAGGCCAGGGCGGCGAGGATACGCTGAAAATGGTCTATGACGAGCTGCGGGAGGATGGTCTCCCCGGCGTGGAGCATATCGGCCGGAAAGAGCCGGACGGCGAGGATCGGGATTATATCACCGCCGCGCTGGAAGGTGTTCTTTCCCACAGGGATGAGATCGATGAGCTGATCGAGAAGAACACTGCGAAGGGCTGGAACATTGACCGGATCTCGCTGGTGAACCTGACGATCATGCGGCTGGCGGTCTGGGAGATCCTCTATGCGGAGGATGTGCCCGGCAATGTTTCCATCGCTGAAGCGCTGGAGCTGACGGAACGCTTCTCCGATCCGGAGGATAAGGCGTTTGTGAACGGCATTCTCGGAACGATCCTGCGGGAGCACGAGGCGCAGGCGTGAGCAAAGACGGAACGCCGGTAGTCATCGGCTTCGATACCAGCAATTACAGAACCTCGGTGGCGGCGGTCACGCTGGATGGAGAAATCCTGGTCAATCACCGGGAGCTGCTGCCCGTGTCAAACGGGGAGCGGGGACTTCGCCAGAGCGACGCCGTTTTTGCGCATATCCGGCAGCTGCGGGACAGCGAACCTGCCCTGCGGGAAGCCATGAAGGACCGGACCATTGCGGCCGTCGCGGCGAGCACCAAGCCCCGGGACGGAGAGGAATCCTATATGCCTGTGTTCCAGGTCGGGTATACGGCGGGGAGCATGCTGGCTGCCGCGCTGGATGTGCCGTTCTATGAGACGACGCATCAGCGGGGACATCTGGCGGCTGCGCTTGCCGGAACCGCCCTGGAGAATGAGGACCGCCTGCTGGCGGTTCATTTATCGGGTGGGACTACTGACCTGCTGGTGATGGATACCGAGCACGTGACGCAGATCGGTGGCAGCGCGGACCTGCACGCGGGCCAGCTGGTGGACCGGGCCGGAGTGGCCATGGGTCTGCCGTTTCCCTCCGGGGAAGAGCTGGAGAAGCTGGCGGTGCATGGAAAGAGCGAAGGCCTGCTGGGCTGCAGCCTGGAAAAAGGTGACCTGACCTGCCACCTGAGCGGCGCGGAGACCAAGGTCCAGCAGTGGATTGCGGCGGGTTCGAGGCCCCGGGAGGATATCGCCCGGGAGATCTACGACCTGCTGGCTCGGACGCTGGTGCGGATGCTGAAGGCCGGGGCGGAAAAGACCGGACTGAAGAAGGCACTGGTCACCGGCGGGGTTGCTGCGTCGGCGCTGCTGAGGGAAATGATGGAAGACCGTCGCAGAAAGACACGA is a genomic window containing:
- a CDS encoding peptidoglycan-binding protein, whose protein sequence is MNYKRLLSFLFIFLLTVSSAFADDKRIDPAWPVPDYVEHLLEVATEEIGYTEDHGRSKYGAWAGDPAAQWCAEFLCWCVDQVDQRWGTSLLRNVYPFYTSSNTGRNFFVRNGRYVVRKGKVDGWGYQWLKGQDTFIKSGDYVPQPGDWVFFNWGGGTDTEHVALVEYCTEDRGGNITVHVIEGNNPSAVAQNTYELNSPSILGYGTVREVADTTMVFGNQGEKVRQLQERLAYLGFLKADLVTGRFTDSTTEALRAYQEARGLRVIGVANRETQQLLEEEYNRTYQNDPDIWSVVDDE
- the rplL gene encoding 50S ribosomal protein L7/L12; its protein translation is MTNQEILEAIESMTLLQVKELVDAMKEKFGVTGAIAVAGGPAAGGAAAAAEEEKTEFDVVLKDAGAEKIKVIKVVREVVSGLGLKEAKDIVESAPKTIKEAVSKEEAEKIAEQFKAVGATVEIK
- a CDS encoding 50S ribosomal protein L10, which translates into the protein MSANLEAKKQVVSDIVEKLKNAECMMVVSYSGLTVEQVTELRKQCRESDVHYCVLKNRLVNRALQELKIEGLESLLEGPNAFVFSDKDVTAGPKIISQFIEKNKLTSLEIKGGLMGTEVIDVKAIKELAATPSREELLATMVGCLVSPVSALVSVLEQIAEKKEAA
- a CDS encoding peptidoglycan-binding protein encodes the protein MKKWKIVAILTILLCMLPFCAALAKTGKVTASALNMREKANSKSDVVRVLHEGDKITINDTSGSWYKVTIGKDTGYVSKKYVEVSSDDSKSSGKSDDSKKSEKKTDKKEENKKSDGTCGPGDTGDAVKKVQKKLKKLGYYSGSIDGDYGNGTKKAVKNFQKRNGLDDDGKCGKKTLAKLNSSDAKKADSKTSGSDSDGTLKTERLNWFNGGSSKIPKGATFKVKDIKTGKVFTAKRWSGANHLDAEPNSKDDTSTMKDIYGHWSWKRRAVLVKYDGHVYAASMNGMPHGTQTIKDNNFDGHFCIHFYGSKTHGTKKVDEMHQNCVAEAMKHTW
- the aspS gene encoding aspartate--tRNA(Asn) ligase, whose amino-acid sequence is MERVYAQEVGQHINEVVKVQGFVENIRNSKAMAFIVLKDITGKIQITLEKEPNPQLAEIVDTITQDSVITVSGKAVKNEYVKMGGIEILPEEILVESIANALPIVRKDIPATKKKQAVERSSIDQRIDYRWIDLRTDENQLMFKVQTVLVNALRQYLLKKNFIEIHTPKLIGAASESGADVFEVKYFDRKAYLAQSPQFYKQMAMAAGFERIFECGPVFRAEKSFTSKHTTEFTGFDLEFSYITSFRDVMKMEEELLKAALTEVKAAYGDQIQELFGKEVIVPETPFPVVKLRDLYDALEKEFGYSVPESEKGDLTTEAEKLSYEWVKKHYNHEFLFVTDYDAEKRAFYHMRDENGVPQGYDLIWRGVEITTGAQREHRYDVLKKQAQEKGLDKDVEFYLEFFAYGCPPHGGFGIGVDRLTMLLLGLPIKEAMFIFRGPTRLTP
- a CDS encoding histidine--tRNA ligase, which translates into the protein MLTQAPKGTRDILPADSYRWQFIEDKMRKAAALAGYRESRTPVFEHTELFLRGIGDTTDVVQKEMYTFEDKGKRSVTLKPEGTAGAVRSFLEHNLYAEPLPCKLYYIYSPHFRYENPQNGRLREHHQFGMECFGAKEATVDAELILTAYHLLQDLGVGNLSVEINSIGCRNCRPEYHKRLKEFLGERIHEMCPTCQERFERNPLRVLDCKEKHCQELTKDAPSMLDLLCDECKEHFEQLKKCLDGSGIPYRVNPRIVRGLDYYTKTVFELVTETPDGKLTVCGGGRYDNLVEEIGDQSIPAVGFGMGEERVLMLLESEGVEIPKPEWYEVFVTYMGENKQHAFSLVQQLRAAGIKADMDHCGRSLKAQFKFANKTGAPVTAVIGDDEAAQGLVKLKKMADGTEKTVKVEEAAEAIREMKG
- the aspS gene encoding aspartate--tRNA ligase — its product is MQYRTHTCNELRLTDAGKQVRLSGWMENIREVSGNLAFIVLRDFYGYTQLVVEDEKILQVFRNLNKESVVSVTGTVRERASKNPKMDTGDIEVVPDSVEVLGKCRYNALPFQIGRSTEADENIRLKYRYLDLRNPDVKKNIIMRCNVVSALRQAMNAHGFLEITTPILTASSPEGARDYLVPARKHPGMFYALPQAPQQFKQLLMTSGFDKYFQIAPCFRDEDARGDRSPGEFYQLDMEMAFATQEDVFAVIEDVLPPVFAKYGTYNTASSAPFRRIPYLEAMETYGSDKPDLRIDLTVTDVTALLGKCGFGPFEGNVIKAIPVTNFNATRKQIDKLIADVEVVSGNKSYWFRLDENGEIVGGIAKFLQENKEEIISALNLAPNTFVALSAGSKGAAQKTAGVLIKKLGEMCPDHMDKEKYEFCWIVDFPMYEIGEESGELEFCHNPFSMPNGGLEILEKASRGEVDPLSITAYQYDLVVNGVELSSGAVRNHDPEIMIKAFELVGLGEDDVKSKFPAMYNAFCYGAPPHAGIAPGVDRMVMLLAAAETIREVIPFPMTKNAQDIMMGAPGTVEQKQLDELHIAIVKDEDEQLS
- a CDS encoding Asp23/Gls24 family envelope stress response protein; this encodes MEDLTPSSNITYNNEVVAIIAGLAANEVEGIAGMCTVSGSIMSKNRNVTKGVKVEVGTEEVAVDLYVIVEYGIPIQRAAADAQENVRKAIESMTGLHVVRVDVHVQSVSFEQDKKALQAGAQQAVLAAGEVEEPVRLPEKEKEEKPAPAPEPVPEAHAAAEPVKKPAPKASKPKAKAEKKPEAETAEKADGDEPAAKD
- the amaP gene encoding alkaline shock response membrane anchor protein AmaP, whose protein sequence is MKIRILDRILVAIAGLLVLAGCAALTAQLFFNKNVIAWAGRLLADESLRIWLIVALALLLILGVYCVLILFRHRSRHDKFVMQKTENGELSISLKAMESMVQKCLDPHKELNVQSVRLENQKGGLLIRIRGTVAGGVSIPLTVDALQQQIKQYVTACSGVEVKDIRVQIESSGPEATESLYAIEAPTARALPSSGVKEEKPVEPAEEKTEEITDEELETIAAEIPKPEPAEAENEEETEEPTVVVPEAAVVAAEQLKKEAPEEEDDRPMHQRLFSSYEEPCVMPMPPEKEEITETAAEEAEKAVEEKAEAAEEKAEEKPEEETKEGSEDK